A single window of Nicotiana tomentosiformis chromosome 1, ASM39032v3, whole genome shotgun sequence DNA harbors:
- the LOC138907572 gene encoding uncharacterized protein, translating into MVLQQQYREKGFKKYYELISLLLVSERNNDLLMKNHENRLTKSKPLPKVDEVYSHYAKHRKGRGPVRGRGQGRNFSSVNHSPKKNNFQMWKGKDDKPKAKGSETECYHCGGKGHWANICHMPKYLVELYQASLKNKGPETNFVYDNEFDITHLDVADFFEHPDKNK; encoded by the coding sequence atggtcttgcaacagcagtaccgagagaaaggtttcaagaagtacTATGAGTTAATTTCTCTTCTCCTTGTGTCTGAACGAAATAATGACTTGCTTATGAAAAATCACGAAAATCGACTCACTAAGTCTAAACCATTGCCTAAAGTGGATGAGGTGTATTCACATTATGCTAAGCATAGAAAAGGTCGTGGCCCTGTTCGTGGCCGTGGCCAAGGAAGAAATTTTTCTAGTGTTAATCATTccccaaagaaaaataacttccAAATGTGGAAAGGGAAAGATGACAAGCCAAAGGCAAAGGGTTCAGAAACTGAATGCTATCATTGCGGTGGAAAAGGGCATTGGGCAAATATTTGTCACATGCCAAAAtatttggttgagctttatcaagcatctCTAAAGAATAAAGGCCCTGAAACTAATTTTGTCTATGACAATGAATTTGACATCACCCACCTGGATGTGGCAGACTTCTTTGAGCACCCTGATAAAAACAAATAG